A region from the Variovorax paradoxus genome encodes:
- a CDS encoding LolA-related protein — translation MGLLSKQKSGEARFTEQRFVHGLEGPLDARGTLSFDAPDKLVRRTLSPRVETMAVEGNTLTLSRGGRNRTLTLDSMPELLGLVEAMRGTLAGDGATLQRYFRSTVSGSTANWTLDLLPADSRLAAQVRSIRISGRSSEVLGLEMEFVGGDRSVMSITPERQGAAPTAPSGAAGRTTP, via the coding sequence ATGGGGCTGCTTTCGAAGCAAAAGAGCGGCGAGGCCCGCTTCACCGAGCAGCGCTTCGTGCACGGCCTGGAAGGCCCGCTCGATGCCCGCGGCACGCTGAGCTTCGATGCACCCGACAAGCTGGTGCGGCGCACGCTGTCACCGCGCGTCGAAACCATGGCGGTCGAAGGCAACACGCTGACGCTTTCGCGCGGCGGCCGCAACCGCACCCTGACGCTCGACAGCATGCCCGAGCTGCTCGGCCTGGTCGAAGCCATGCGCGGCACGCTGGCCGGCGACGGCGCCACCCTGCAGCGCTATTTCCGCAGCACGGTGAGCGGCTCGACCGCCAACTGGACGCTCGACCTCCTGCCGGCCGACAGCCGGCTTGCGGCGCAGGTGCGCAGCATCCGCATCAGCGGCCGCTCAAGCGAAGTGCTCGGCCTCGAAATGGAGTTCGTCGGCGGCGACCGCTCGGTGATGAGCATCACGCCCGAGCGCCAGGGCGCTGCACCCACCGCGCCTTCGGGCGCTGCCGGGCGCACCACGCCGTGA
- a CDS encoding MMPL family transporter: protein MRARETGEGGPPSWQRRALVLMVWALVLLCGALQIARTQFSADLSAFLPKSPDVRQQVLIEQLQSGVASRTLMLGIEGGASVEQRAAVSRAVAKSMRESRLFDLIQNGDTGDWSEAGTWVFEHRYQLSPGVRPEQFTAEGLRDAIYETLSMLGTPAGNAIKPLLDRDPTGETQRIAVELTPASAPRSEDGVWMSRNAPRALMIATTRAAGSDLDAQAVAIARVHAAFDAATQGMAEADRPKLLLSGPPVFSVLSRDKIKTEAIHLAIIGGIVMGGLLLLAFASPRALVIAFLPVATGVVVGTAAVSVVFGSVHGMTLGFGSTLIGETVDYAIYYLIQARGAAVAGTGWARWREVHWPTVRLGLLTSVCGFAALVFSGFPGLAQLGVFSIAGLVAAALATRYALPMLAPDGATGMGMRKYMAHAAGMLVRGLPRLRWVLAGLGAAALVLVIWQGGHLWRADLGAMSPVPKSAQQLDEMLRADIGTGDGSTLVVVYGADEETALRNTEAATARLDTLVDKGELGGFEAVTRVLPSIATQAARLASLPEGETLRTRLAEATQGSPLPAARLGPFLADVEAARKLAPVRRTDLAGGPLGSVVNTLMYQRPGGGWSTLVVLHPGAKFDARRLEAALAGVPEVQVVDVGRELAGLYQRYLHEAFVQVLLGALAVVVLLGLYLRSGRRLLAVCQPLLFAVVLTLGGMAVLQVPLGILHLVGLLLIVAVGSNYALFFDQLRMAGRADEDTLASLMLANLTTVVSFGLIAISDIPALSSIGRVVAPGALLALLLSAAFARRVVPTPPARG, encoded by the coding sequence GTGAGGGCGCGCGAGACCGGGGAGGGCGGCCCGCCGAGCTGGCAGCGCCGGGCGCTGGTGCTGATGGTCTGGGCACTGGTTCTGCTCTGCGGCGCGCTGCAGATTGCGCGCACGCAATTCAGCGCAGATCTTTCGGCCTTCCTGCCCAAGAGCCCCGACGTGCGGCAGCAGGTGCTCATCGAGCAGCTGCAAAGCGGCGTGGCGTCGCGCACGCTGATGCTCGGCATCGAGGGCGGCGCCAGCGTGGAGCAGCGCGCGGCCGTGTCCCGCGCGGTGGCCAAGTCCATGCGCGAGAGCCGGCTGTTCGACCTGATCCAGAACGGCGACACCGGCGACTGGAGCGAAGCCGGCACCTGGGTCTTCGAGCACCGCTACCAGCTTTCTCCGGGCGTGAGGCCCGAGCAGTTCACCGCCGAAGGCCTGCGCGACGCGATCTATGAAACGCTGTCGATGCTGGGCACGCCGGCGGGCAACGCGATCAAGCCCTTGCTCGACCGCGATCCGACCGGCGAGACCCAGCGCATTGCCGTCGAGCTGACGCCGGCCAGCGCGCCGCGCAGCGAAGACGGCGTCTGGATGTCGCGCAACGCGCCGCGCGCGCTCATGATCGCCACCACGCGCGCTGCGGGCAGCGATCTCGATGCCCAGGCCGTGGCCATCGCGCGCGTGCATGCGGCTTTCGACGCCGCAACGCAGGGCATGGCCGAGGCCGACCGGCCGAAGCTGCTGCTGAGCGGCCCGCCCGTGTTCTCGGTGCTGAGCCGCGACAAGATCAAGACCGAAGCCATCCACCTTGCCATCATCGGCGGCATCGTGATGGGCGGCCTGCTGCTGCTGGCCTTTGCGTCGCCGCGCGCGCTGGTCATCGCATTCCTGCCGGTGGCCACGGGCGTGGTGGTGGGGACCGCGGCGGTCAGCGTGGTGTTCGGCTCGGTGCACGGCATGACGCTGGGCTTCGGCAGCACGCTGATCGGAGAGACCGTCGACTACGCCATCTATTACCTGATCCAGGCCCGGGGCGCAGCCGTGGCCGGCACCGGCTGGGCGCGCTGGCGTGAAGTGCATTGGCCCACCGTGCGGCTCGGCCTGCTGACCTCGGTGTGCGGTTTCGCGGCGCTGGTGTTCTCGGGCTTTCCGGGCCTGGCGCAGCTGGGCGTGTTCTCCATTGCAGGGCTCGTGGCCGCGGCGCTGGCCACGCGCTACGCATTGCCGATGCTCGCGCCCGACGGCGCCACCGGCATGGGCATGCGCAAGTACATGGCGCACGCGGCCGGCATGCTCGTGCGCGGCCTGCCGCGCCTGCGATGGGTCCTGGCCGGGCTCGGCGCTGCCGCGCTGGTGCTGGTGATCTGGCAGGGCGGGCATCTGTGGCGCGCCGACCTCGGCGCCATGAGCCCGGTGCCCAAGTCGGCGCAGCAGCTCGACGAAATGCTGCGCGCCGACATCGGCACCGGCGACGGCAGCACGCTGGTGGTGGTCTACGGCGCCGACGAGGAAACCGCGCTGCGCAACACCGAAGCCGCCACCGCACGGCTCGACACACTGGTCGACAAGGGCGAGCTCGGCGGCTTCGAGGCCGTGACGCGCGTGCTGCCGAGCATCGCGACCCAGGCGGCCCGGCTGGCCAGCCTGCCCGAGGGCGAAACGCTGCGCACCCGGCTGGCCGAGGCCACCCAAGGCTCGCCGCTGCCGGCCGCGCGCCTCGGGCCGTTCCTGGCCGATGTCGAAGCCGCGCGCAAGCTCGCGCCCGTGCGGCGCACCGACCTGGCCGGCGGGCCACTCGGTTCGGTGGTCAACACGCTCATGTACCAGCGCCCGGGCGGCGGCTGGTCGACGCTGGTGGTGCTGCACCCCGGAGCGAAGTTCGACGCGCGCCGGCTCGAAGCCGCGCTCGCGGGCGTGCCCGAGGTGCAGGTGGTTGACGTGGGCCGCGAACTCGCGGGGCTCTATCAGCGCTATCTGCACGAGGCCTTCGTGCAGGTGCTGCTCGGCGCGCTGGCCGTGGTGGTGCTGCTCGGCCTCTACCTGCGCTCGGGCCGGCGCCTGCTCGCGGTGTGCCAGCCGCTGCTGTTCGCGGTGGTGCTCACCCTGGGCGGCATGGCCGTGCTCCAAGTGCCGCTGGGCATCCTGCACCTGGTGGGGCTGCTGCTGATCGTGGCGGTGGGCTCCAACTACGCGCTGTTCTTCGACCAGCTGCGCATGGCCGGACGGGCCGACGAGGACACGCTGGCCTCGCTGATGCTGGCCAACCTGACCACGGTGGTGTCGTTCGGGCTGATCGCGATCTCGGACATTCCGGCGCTGTCGTCGATCGGACGCGTGGTCGCGCCGGGTGCCTTGCTGGCGCTGCTGCTGTCGGCCGCGTTCGCGCGCCGCGTGGTGCCAACGCCGCCCGCGCGCGGCTGA
- a CDS encoding polysaccharide deacetylase family protein: MGKSRTMSSASAAPSEPWPWPPAIRASAAWHVAAIGAGAMVPGAMPWAIGAIVLNHALITGAGLAPRSSLLGPNVTRLPEAAGARRQVAITIDDGPDPEVTPRVLDLLDAHGQRATFFCIAERVLAHPDLAREIVARGHSIQNHTARHRHNFSFLGPRGFASEIARAQDILADTTGQRPTCFRAPAGLRNPFLEPVLHRLGLSLVSWTRRGFDTREGDPAKVMARLGRKLQARDILLLHDGNAARTPGGNPVLLEVLPLLFERLRADGLRAVTLPEGLES, encoded by the coding sequence ATGGGAAAATCCCGCACCATGTCCTCCGCATCCGCTGCACCGTCCGAACCCTGGCCCTGGCCGCCGGCCATTCGCGCCAGCGCGGCCTGGCACGTGGCCGCCATCGGCGCTGGCGCGATGGTGCCCGGCGCCATGCCGTGGGCCATTGGCGCCATCGTGCTGAACCATGCGCTGATCACCGGCGCGGGGCTCGCGCCGCGCAGCAGCCTGCTGGGGCCGAATGTCACGCGCTTGCCCGAGGCCGCCGGTGCCCGGCGCCAGGTGGCGATCACCATCGACGACGGGCCCGACCCCGAGGTCACGCCCCGGGTGCTCGACCTGCTGGACGCACATGGCCAGCGCGCCACCTTCTTCTGCATTGCCGAGCGCGTGCTGGCCCATCCGGACTTGGCGCGCGAGATCGTGGCGCGGGGCCACAGCATCCAGAACCACACCGCGCGGCACCGGCACAATTTTTCCTTTCTCGGTCCCCGCGGCTTTGCGAGCGAGATCGCCCGCGCGCAGGACATCCTGGCCGACACCACCGGCCAGCGCCCGACCTGTTTCCGCGCACCGGCCGGCTTGCGCAATCCGTTTCTCGAACCGGTGCTGCACCGGCTTGGCCTGTCGCTCGTGAGCTGGACGCGCCGCGGCTTCGACACGCGCGAAGGCGACCCTGCCAAGGTCATGGCGCGCCTGGGCCGCAAGCTGCAGGCGCGCGACATCCTGCTTCTGCACGACGGCAACGCCGCGCGCACCCCTGGAGGAAACCCCGTGTTGCTGGAGGTATTGCCCTTGCTTTTCGAACGCCTGCGCGCCGACGGGCTGCGCGCTGTCACCTTGCCGGAAGGCCTTGAATCATGA
- a CDS encoding class I SAM-dependent methyltransferase: protein MSAVLPSSSSSSFSTDAAWRELHETATVHYKKGGSFAWHFARGKLGRDPVFRGLLERGLIDTAHRRVVDIGCGQGLFASLLASMSRMQAHGRWPSSWKPTPPAPDYTGIELMPKDVARAEASIGHLQPAPRLLCADMCSAPLPACDLVVILDVLHYVDIEAQNSVLQRVRDALRHGSNANARLLLRVGDASSKRGFAISQWVDRTVTRVRGHKVSPTWGRPLSDWVAALQRLEFRVQSIPMSKGTPFANVLLVADLEHPA, encoded by the coding sequence ATGAGTGCGGTGCTGCCTTCTTCTTCGTCTTCTTCTTTTTCCACCGATGCCGCCTGGCGCGAGCTTCACGAGACCGCCACTGTTCATTACAAGAAGGGTGGCAGCTTCGCCTGGCATTTCGCGCGCGGCAAGCTGGGGCGCGATCCGGTGTTTCGCGGACTGCTTGAACGCGGGCTGATCGACACAGCACATCGCCGCGTGGTGGACATCGGCTGCGGCCAAGGGCTGTTCGCAAGCCTGCTCGCGTCGATGAGCCGCATGCAGGCGCACGGCCGCTGGCCATCGTCCTGGAAGCCCACGCCACCGGCCCCCGACTACACCGGCATCGAGCTGATGCCCAAGGACGTGGCGCGTGCCGAGGCTTCCATCGGGCATCTGCAGCCGGCGCCACGGCTGCTCTGCGCCGACATGTGCTCGGCGCCGCTGCCGGCGTGCGACCTGGTCGTGATCCTCGACGTGCTGCACTACGTGGACATCGAGGCGCAAAACAGTGTCCTGCAGCGTGTGCGCGATGCATTGCGGCACGGCAGCAATGCGAATGCCCGGCTGCTGCTGCGCGTGGGCGACGCGTCGAGCAAGCGCGGCTTTGCCATCAGCCAGTGGGTCGACCGCACCGTGACGCGCGTGCGCGGCCACAAGGTGTCGCCCACCTGGGGCCGTCCGCTGTCCGATTGGGTGGCGGCGCTGCAGCGGCTGGAATTCCGCGTGCAAAGCATTCCGATGAGCAAGGGAACGCCCTTTGCCAACGTGCTGCTGGTGGCCGACCTGGAGCACCCGGCGTGA
- a CDS encoding hydroxymyristoyl-ACP dehydratase has translation MTAAPQTLDRTGIAERIPHSGSMCLLDRLERWDAESIHCSTRTHAQPDNPLRTAGGLLAPNAIEYAAQAMALHGGLLAAEGSTPSAGFLASARNVRLSVARLDDIDGALQVQARRLSGDTNQILYEFAVNDSGGHVLAEGRAVVVLNTPLATGAHAP, from the coding sequence GTGACAGCGGCCCCACAGACGCTCGACCGCACCGGTATTGCCGAGCGCATTCCGCACAGCGGCAGCATGTGCCTGCTCGACCGGCTCGAGCGCTGGGATGCCGAGTCCATCCATTGCAGCACCCGCACGCATGCGCAACCAGACAATCCGTTGCGGACCGCGGGCGGGCTGCTCGCACCCAACGCCATCGAGTACGCTGCCCAGGCCATGGCGCTGCACGGCGGGCTGCTGGCCGCCGAGGGGAGCACGCCGTCGGCCGGATTCCTCGCGAGTGCGCGCAATGTGCGCCTGTCGGTGGCGCGGCTCGACGACATCGACGGCGCGCTGCAGGTGCAGGCGCGTCGCCTGTCGGGCGATACGAACCAGATCCTCTATGAATTCGCGGTGAACGACAGCGGCGGCCATGTGCTGGCCGAAGGCCGCGCGGTGGTGGTGCTGAACACGCCGCTGGCAACCGGAGCCCACGCACCATGA
- the fabG gene encoding 3-oxoacyl-ACP reductase FabG → MTLEGKRALITGASGALGAAMAERLARDGATVLLHANSRPKAVEQLAATIAAAGGRAECHVFDLRSDEACRVACERMLEGGPVQIVVNNAGVHDDAVLPGMRADQWHKVIDVSLNGFFRVTQPLLLPMMRTRWGRVLNISSVSALTGNRGQVNYAAAKGALNSATKALSLEVASRGVTVNAIAPGIIASPMADAAFDPAMVNQMVPMKRAGTPQEVAALASFLASDEAAYITGQVISINGGMI, encoded by the coding sequence ATGACTCTCGAAGGAAAACGCGCACTCATCACCGGCGCCAGCGGTGCCTTGGGCGCCGCCATGGCCGAGCGCCTGGCGCGCGATGGCGCCACGGTGCTGCTGCACGCCAACTCGCGTCCCAAAGCGGTGGAGCAATTGGCGGCCACCATCGCGGCTGCGGGCGGCAGGGCCGAGTGCCATGTGTTCGACCTGCGCAGCGACGAAGCCTGCCGCGTGGCGTGCGAGCGCATGCTCGAAGGCGGGCCGGTCCAGATCGTCGTCAACAACGCGGGCGTGCATGACGACGCCGTGCTGCCCGGCATGCGCGCAGACCAGTGGCACAAGGTCATCGACGTCTCGCTCAACGGATTCTTCCGCGTGACGCAGCCCTTGCTGCTGCCGATGATGCGCACGCGCTGGGGGCGCGTTCTCAATATTTCGTCCGTTTCGGCGCTGACCGGCAACCGCGGGCAGGTCAACTATGCCGCGGCCAAGGGTGCGCTCAACAGCGCGACCAAGGCGCTCTCGCTCGAAGTGGCGTCGCGCGGCGTGACGGTCAACGCCATTGCGCCGGGCATCATCGCCTCGCCCATGGCCGATGCCGCGTTCGACCCCGCCATGGTCAACCAGATGGTGCCGATGAAGCGCGCCGGAACGCCGCAGGAAGTGGCGGCGCTGGCTTCATTCCTCGCCAGCGACGAGGCGGCCTACATCACGGGGCAGGTGATTTCGATCAACGGCGGGATGATCTGA
- a CDS encoding glycosyltransferase family 2 protein, whose protein sequence is MPDASRTHLVLIPSYNTGERLFSTVEAARAQWNPVWVVVDGSTDGTGERLQQMAAGDPGLRVWLLPHNQGKGAAVLHGLRAAREAGFTHALTMDSDGQHPADLISAFMKASQARPETMVLGRPVFDASAPLLRVRGRRVSNGWTQLETLFAGVGDSLYGFRVYPVPDLIAVMARQPWMRRFDFDTEAVVRLAWRGVKPVNIDAPVKYLTAEEGGVSHFRYGRDNLLLTWMHTRLMVEFVLRLPGLVFRKLRGAPPFQR, encoded by the coding sequence ATGCCAGACGCCTCGCGCACCCACCTTGTCCTGATCCCCAGCTACAACACGGGCGAACGCCTGTTCTCCACGGTCGAAGCGGCGCGCGCGCAGTGGAACCCGGTCTGGGTGGTGGTGGACGGCAGCACCGACGGCACCGGCGAGCGCCTGCAGCAGATGGCCGCCGGCGACCCGGGCCTGCGGGTCTGGCTGCTGCCGCACAACCAGGGCAAGGGCGCGGCCGTGCTGCACGGCTTGCGTGCGGCACGCGAGGCCGGCTTCACGCATGCGCTGACCATGGATTCCGACGGCCAGCACCCGGCCGACCTGATTTCCGCTTTCATGAAAGCATCGCAGGCGCGGCCGGAGACGATGGTGCTGGGCCGGCCGGTGTTCGATGCCTCCGCCCCGCTGCTGCGCGTGCGGGGTCGGCGCGTGTCCAACGGCTGGACCCAGCTCGAGACCCTGTTTGCCGGGGTGGGCGATTCGCTCTACGGATTTCGCGTGTACCCGGTGCCCGACCTGATCGCCGTGATGGCGCGGCAGCCGTGGATGCGCCGCTTCGACTTCGACACCGAAGCGGTCGTGCGGCTGGCCTGGCGCGGCGTCAAGCCCGTGAACATCGACGCGCCGGTGAAATACCTGACCGCCGAGGAAGGCGGGGTTTCGCATTTTCGCTATGGGCGCGACAACCTGCTGCTGACGTGGATGCACACGCGGTTGATGGTGGAGTTCGTGCTGCGGCTGCCGGGTTTGGTTTTTCGCAAGCTGCGCGGGGCCCCGCCGTTTCAGAGGTAG
- a CDS encoding lysophospholipid acyltransferase family protein, with protein MSMTRVLRILTAIPLALMLYALLLFLGLISLAWNFVAMLLYPVMPEAPARKLGRLTIALAYRMFWGLASVTGMMRIDADCLDPMRDEPGVIFVANHPTMLDALLLVARLPRSACIMKADLLRNIFLGAGARLARYISNESARTMVRLAVADLRNGGQLVIFPEGTRTVTPPLNPFGHGVTLIAKLAQAPIQTVFIETDSPYLGKGWPLWRVPPLPVVFRLRLGERFAPMQDSHVLQSELEQYFRQHMEQRATDASPACQTPRAPTLS; from the coding sequence ATGTCGATGACCCGCGTGCTGCGCATTCTCACGGCCATTCCGCTCGCGTTGATGCTCTACGCGCTGCTGCTGTTCCTGGGGCTGATCTCGTTGGCCTGGAATTTCGTGGCCATGCTGCTTTATCCGGTGATGCCCGAGGCACCCGCCCGCAAGCTGGGCCGCCTGACCATCGCCTTGGCCTACCGCATGTTCTGGGGCCTGGCCTCGGTAACCGGGATGATGCGCATCGACGCCGATTGCCTCGATCCGATGCGCGACGAGCCGGGCGTGATCTTCGTTGCCAACCACCCGACCATGCTCGACGCCCTGCTGCTGGTGGCGCGGCTGCCGCGCAGCGCCTGCATCATGAAGGCCGACCTGCTGCGCAACATCTTCCTGGGCGCGGGGGCGCGGCTGGCGCGCTACATCAGCAACGAATCGGCGCGCACCATGGTGCGGCTGGCCGTGGCCGACCTGCGCAACGGCGGCCAGCTGGTGATCTTTCCGGAAGGCACGCGCACCGTGACGCCGCCGCTCAACCCCTTCGGACACGGCGTGACATTGATCGCCAAGCTCGCGCAGGCGCCGATCCAGACCGTGTTCATCGAAACCGACTCGCCCTACCTCGGCAAGGGCTGGCCGCTGTGGCGCGTGCCGCCGCTGCCCGTCGTCTTCAGGCTCCGGCTGGGCGAGCGTTTTGCGCCCATGCAGGACAGCCACGTGCTGCAATCGGAGCTGGAACAATACTTTCGCCAACACATGGAACAGCGCGCAACCGACGCGTCCCCCGCATGCCAGACGCCTCGCGCACCCACCTTGTCCTGA
- a CDS encoding chorismate transformation enzyme, FkbO/Hyg5 family, whose amino-acid sequence MRVQGETSSSLRVERLSLSDSLALAANGRAPFAALGYGTPHELAWMPTVNARVLSAQGAMADVWHVSGGQVASSTTGIARWRSDGQWLLGAIDLDESIEKQDLAELAHRAYRDLFKTLDQAGTPHLLRIWNYLPQINADGGGLERYRQFNLGRQEAFFEAGRAAFEGAPAACALGIHQGALSIRFLAGQIAPMPVENPRQISAYRYPETYGPRSPTFSRAALAEIGNGDVALFISGTASIVGHETVHHGDVLAQTRETLRNLEAVIAAANNQATATFALAMLDCVVYVRHPADTDKVRGVLESALGADAPMIRHAVYLEADICRSDLLVEIEAHAVAPGRLRA is encoded by the coding sequence GTGCGAGTCCAGGGCGAAACCTCCTCCTCTCTGCGCGTCGAGCGCCTTTCGCTGTCCGACAGCCTTGCGCTGGCTGCCAACGGGCGTGCGCCTTTCGCGGCGCTCGGCTATGGCACGCCGCACGAACTGGCATGGATGCCGACCGTCAATGCGCGCGTTCTTTCGGCGCAAGGCGCGATGGCCGACGTGTGGCACGTGAGCGGCGGGCAGGTTGCATCGAGCACCACCGGCATCGCGCGCTGGCGCAGCGACGGACAATGGCTGCTCGGCGCCATCGACCTCGACGAGTCGATCGAGAAACAGGACCTCGCCGAACTCGCACACCGCGCCTACCGCGACCTGTTCAAGACTCTCGACCAGGCCGGCACGCCCCACCTGCTGCGCATCTGGAACTACCTGCCGCAGATCAATGCCGACGGCGGCGGGCTGGAGCGCTATCGCCAGTTCAATCTCGGGCGCCAGGAAGCCTTCTTCGAGGCTGGCCGCGCCGCCTTCGAGGGCGCGCCCGCGGCATGTGCGCTGGGCATCCACCAGGGCGCGCTGTCGATCCGCTTCCTGGCCGGCCAGATCGCGCCCATGCCGGTCGAAAACCCGCGCCAGATCTCGGCCTACCGCTACCCGGAAACCTACGGCCCGCGCTCGCCCACCTTCTCGCGCGCCGCGCTGGCCGAGATCGGCAATGGCGACGTGGCGCTTTTCATATCGGGCACCGCGAGCATCGTCGGCCATGAAACCGTGCACCACGGCGATGTGCTGGCGCAGACGCGCGAAACGCTGCGCAACCTCGAAGCCGTGATCGCGGCCGCCAACAACCAGGCCACGGCCACGTTCGCGCTCGCCATGCTCGATTGCGTGGTCTATGTGCGGCATCCGGCCGATACCGACAAGGTGCGCGGCGTGCTCGAGAGCGCGCTCGGCGCCGACGCGCCGATGATCCGCCACGCGGTCTACCTGGAGGCGGACATCTGCCGCAGCGACCTGCTGGTCGAGATCGAAGCCCACGCCGTCGCCCCGGGTCGCCTGCGGGCCTGA
- a CDS encoding class I SAM-dependent methyltransferase translates to MTPSPSVGPGNPTTLPPHTPLPLYYKNEAEHQAFLRRIFDSTAADYDRIESVLAFGTGPSYRRAALSQAGLAPGAQVLDVGIGTGLVAREALRIIGPTGRLVGVDPSVGMMEQVDLPGVELVQGVAEALPRPDASCDFVSMGYAMRHISDVAAAFGEFHRVLRPGGRLVVLEITKPNGRIATALLKAYMRAVVPLIARVVGRRSNTSELWRYYWDTIEACIPPERVLEALRAAGFTEVRRAASLGVFSEYMARKPENTIEAG, encoded by the coding sequence ATGACGCCATCGCCTTCAGTCGGGCCCGGGAATCCGACCACCCTGCCGCCGCACACCCCATTGCCGCTGTACTACAAGAACGAGGCAGAGCACCAGGCATTCCTGAGGCGCATCTTCGACAGCACCGCCGCCGACTACGACCGCATCGAAAGCGTGCTCGCCTTCGGCACCGGTCCGTCGTACCGCCGCGCCGCCTTGTCGCAGGCCGGGCTCGCGCCGGGCGCGCAGGTGCTCGACGTCGGCATCGGCACCGGACTGGTCGCCCGAGAGGCGCTCAGGATCATCGGCCCCACGGGCCGGCTCGTGGGCGTCGATCCCAGCGTGGGCATGATGGAACAGGTCGACCTGCCCGGCGTCGAGCTGGTGCAGGGCGTGGCCGAAGCGCTGCCCCGGCCGGACGCCAGCTGCGATTTCGTGAGCATGGGCTACGCCATGCGCCACATCAGCGACGTGGCGGCCGCGTTCGGCGAGTTCCACCGCGTGCTGCGCCCCGGCGGACGCCTGGTGGTGCTCGAGATCACCAAACCCAACGGCCGCATCGCCACCGCGCTGCTCAAGGCCTACATGCGCGCAGTGGTGCCGCTGATCGCCCGGGTGGTCGGCCGCCGCAGCAACACCTCGGAATTGTGGCGCTATTACTGGGACACCATCGAGGCCTGCATTCCGCCCGAGCGCGTGCTGGAAGCGCTGCGCGCCGCGGGCTTCACCGAGGTGCGCCGCGCCGCGAGCCTGGGCGTGTTCTCCGAATACATGGCGCGCAAGCCAGAAAACACCATCGAGGCCGGCTGA
- a CDS encoding YebC/PmpR family DNA-binding transcriptional regulator codes for MAGHSKWANIQHRKGRQDEKRGKLWTRAIREITVAARAGGGDLSANPRLRLAVEKAKAVNLPIDTVKRNIDKATGNLEGVNYEEIRYEGYGIGGAAIIVDTMTDNRVRTVAEVRHAFSKHGGNMGTEGSVAFQFKHCGQIIFAPGTNEDKVMEAALEAGAEDVVTDDDGAIEVITAVADFEAVKNALEAAGLEPEVAEVTMRAENTIEITGEDAARMQKLLDVLEDLDDVQEVYHNAALSE; via the coding sequence ATGGCCGGACACAGCAAATGGGCAAACATCCAGCACCGCAAGGGCCGCCAGGACGAGAAGCGCGGCAAGCTTTGGACCCGCGCCATCCGTGAAATCACTGTGGCAGCGCGCGCCGGCGGGGGCGATCTCAGCGCCAACCCCCGGCTGCGGCTGGCGGTCGAGAAGGCCAAGGCGGTCAATCTGCCGATCGACACCGTCAAGCGCAACATCGACAAGGCCACCGGCAACCTCGAAGGCGTCAATTACGAAGAAATTCGTTACGAAGGGTACGGCATCGGCGGCGCGGCGATCATCGTCGACACCATGACCGACAACCGCGTGCGCACCGTGGCCGAAGTGCGCCACGCCTTTTCCAAGCACGGCGGCAACATGGGCACCGAAGGCTCGGTGGCCTTCCAGTTCAAGCACTGCGGCCAGATCATCTTTGCCCCCGGCACCAATGAAGACAAGGTGATGGAAGCCGCGCTCGAGGCCGGCGCCGAGGACGTGGTCACCGATGACGACGGCGCCATCGAGGTGATCACCGCCGTCGCCGATTTCGAAGCCGTCAAGAATGCGCTCGAAGCCGCCGGCCTCGAGCCCGAGGTGGCCGAGGTCACCATGCGCGCCGAGAACACGATCGAAATCACCGGCGAAGACGCGGCCAGGATGCAGAAGCTGCTCGATGTGCTCGAAGACCTGGACGATGTCCAGGAGGTCTATCACAACGCCGCGCTTTCCGAATGA